In Gadus morhua chromosome 5, gadMor3.0, whole genome shotgun sequence, the genomic stretch TATGTTATTCCAGTGAAATCATGAGGTCATTGGCATTGAATGGAGGAAGTGGTGTGGACACCTGCTGTCATTGGAACGATGTCGGCCCGCAGGAGGAAGCGAAGCCTGCCCGCGGGTTTGTTTCCAATCTTTATGTCCATGTAGACCTGGGGATTTACCCGGCCCTTTTTGGCTGGTGGTTCACCCTATTAATAAagaaatgaataataaataaatatcattttCCATTTCCCTCTATGAGGAGATGTCACGCACATCTAGCAAAACAATTGATTCCCCGGTGATGGATCATTAGGATTAGCATCCATTTATATTGATCCAGCCCATGAGAAGCCTCACCTCCTGGGTGTCAGTAGCGGCCGTGGGCCCCGCtgactcctccacctcaccctcctctgcAGTCTTCCCAGAGAACTTCTTCAGCCAGTCGTCATCCGACCACACTGCGGTGGACACAAGGAGTTAGTAAGACGAGGACTTGGGCTCTGATAGTCCCCTGGGGTTCGGTTTTGTAGCATAATTTACCTGGTCGAGACGAGCCCTCTTTGATCCTCATAGGTTTGGCAATGTTCACTCTGATCGTTCGCCCGAAGAGCTCCGATTCATTCTGTGGAAAAGAAAAGGGATGTTAAGAAAACTTTTACTGGAAAGCCAAAGCTGGTGTCACaaaaatatgcatatatacagGGCTTGAAATTTAACTTTTAATTTTCATTGTTGTTAGAATATAACACCACCAAATACATTAAATTGTTTAAAACAAGGCCGCAGATTCATTCAGACAAATAAATATGCGACAAATTTTAAGGAATAGAAAGAAGTATAAATTCATGTGTCTAACTATAAACAATAAGAAACAAGAAAAGAGGGAGTAGTCATGCAGAGTAGTATCATTTCAACTGGGATGATTAAAAATGTGGTCTACAAGACTGATAGGCTACTGCCAACCATCCGTCAGATCCGTATTCATATAAGGGTAATCAAACCAGGTTTAAATTATGTATTTAACTCACCATGTTATCAATTGCAGCTGCAGCATCCTTAGAAAGTACAAAAGAAAGTAGGCAAGTTTGATAGCAATCGTGACCCACTAGATGGCAACAGCACAACACAAATGGACTCACTAGCCAGCACATACCTCTGCCAATTCAAACTCAATAAATGCGAAACCTCGGTGCTTTTCTGTAAATGAGAAGGAAAACAAGCAATATTATCAAGCCATTTTTATATCTACATCTCCTGTCTGATGGAAACATCTGTGATTCGTTTTCATCCTTACCCGTTTCATAGTCTAACGGTATCTGGATGTCTGTGATATCACCAAATGGAATAAAGGCTGCATGCATCACCTTCTCATCCACCTCTTCTGCTAGACCACCTGTCAGAAAAAACAAAGGTTGAGGAAAAGCGGCAGGCAAATATACTGAACGACTGCCTTGGAAGAAATTCATTGAGTAGTGATGATCGGTGAAGTTGTAGCAGCCAACTCTTTGATTGCATAGCATATGTGGCACAATAGAAGCAGTATTAGCTAATGTGGTCTTCTCGCACCAATTATAAATCACATTTAACCGAACACCATTAACTACGTGGCATTACAAAGTTCTTGTCTTTGAGTTCTTGTTTTGGGGCTGAACAACTTTACGCAGGATGTAGTTTACATCTTTAACAAATGCGTATTTAACTCGTTGATAACCTACAGATAAACATATAACCTACACATATCTAGAGTCAAGTAGCTTTTCTTTCTAGATAAAATCCTTACGGATATTTACAACAGTAAAACATGAATCAATGAAATACTATTGTTAACTCACCAACATAAAGCACTCGTTTGGTCGACGCCATGTTGGATATGAACTTTCAACTATAACCCCATAGCCTCTTCTCATTGGAGGATGGTATTCAAAGCCCGCCTATGACGTTTACATCGTGTTGTAGCGCCATCTACCCCCAGTACGGATATAACAGGGATAGTAATAGACCCTTTTACTGTTTGTACACAATGATGACGTagaacgcatgcgcgcgcagTCCGGCAACAGAAGTATGGCAGAGATCAACAGCTTGTTAAGCTATGCGAGGGAATTATCAACACAAGATCGCGAATTTTACTTCAACAAGTTGACTTTGACAAATGGTGTTCGACTTCCAGATCCGTGTACTAGTAATGAATGGGTTGAAGACGTCAGCAAGTGGCCGAATATACAGTggccagatatatatatacttattacacgggtcttttcatcgttccgttcacttgcatgggcacttcacaacttccggcggtgaattatttttataagccccgacagggcgaacaggacaccgacgcgcagcggaggtgtcctgttcgccctgtcggggcttattttctcgataatgaccggcgttctatacattatcccttacgtaTTTAATAGAGAAACCGAGCTTGTACACCAGAGAAATTACGAGCCTATAAGTCACTGGATGATGCTTATGAATACGTTGTCTGTGGTCATGTACAGAACGTCAAATGACATGACTAGAGTTTTATGTGGTGAAATCAGAATTTTGTATTATGTCCTCATTCCAGTCAACACGTTTAATCGCCTGCAGCCACAGACGCCGCCGGTTGCTCTTAAATGGTTGTGATCCTGTCGGAATCCTATACAACTTTAGTCCGCCGGTGGAATATCGATTCTGACAACCATATACGCAACAACCAGGCATTTTGATGCTGGAAACTTTTTTTGATCCACTTTTAAACTCTTGCTAGTCAGTTGCTACCTCGTGTGTGAGTCAGAACCACTGGGAAACAATACCACTTCTGTTGCCGGCATGCGCACGCAACTATTTGATGACGTTGGCTGTAAAAGGGTCTATAGttacttttttaaatataaagcATCAAATGCTTCCATTCCcattaaattaaatcaaagtaatCATCATATATTAAAAAGCACTGTTTGTTTTTACACAAATATGTTAACACAACTACTAATTCAAACTTTTTTTGAGTTTACTTTTATTGAGCCAGTATCTGCATCAGTAACTCCGCTGCAAGGCTACTCACTCGCACCAGGCCCTGGGATCAAATCACTCCCATCCTTTAACAGTTGCATTGGCTCCCTGTCCACTACCGCATTCAATACAAAATCATTCTATCAAACCTACTTACCCCTTAACAGCAAACCCACACCCTTCGTTT encodes the following:
- the ppie gene encoding peptidyl-prolyl cis-trans isomerase E, which translates into the protein MASTKRVLYVGGLAEEVDEKVMHAAFIPFGDITDIQIPLDYETEKHRGFAFIEFELAEDAAAAIDNMNESELFGRTIRVNIAKPMRIKEGSSRPVWSDDDWLKKFSGKTAEEGEVEESAGPTAATDTQEGEPPAKKGRVNPQVYMDIKIGNKPAGRLRFLLRADIVPMTAENFRCLCTHEKGFGFKGSCFHRVIPQFMCQGGDFTNHNGTGGKSIYGRKFDDENFVLKHTAAGQLSMANSGPNSNGSQFFITTDKTDWLDGKHVVFGDLVEGMDVIHAMEAQGTKDGKPKQKVIISDCGEYV